One genomic window of Etheostoma spectabile isolate EspeVRDwgs_2016 chromosome 7, UIUC_Espe_1.0, whole genome shotgun sequence includes the following:
- the eno1a gene encoding enolase 1a, (alpha) isoform X1 — MSILKIHAREIFDSRGNPTVEVDLYTKKGLFRAAVPSGASTGIYEALELRDNDKTRYMGKGVSKAVENINKTIAPALVSKDVSVIEQSKIDKLMLDMDGTENKSKFGANAILGVSLAVCKAGAAEKGVPLYRHIADLAGNPEVILPVPAFNVINGGSHAGNKLAMQEFMILPVGASTFKEAMRIGAEVYHNLKNVIKEKYGKDATNVGDEGGFAPNILENKEALELLKNAIAKAGYTDKIVIGMDVAASEFYKSGKYDLDFKSPDDPSRYISPDQLADLYRGFVKDYPVVSIEDPFDQDDWEAWTKFTASTSIQVVGDDLTVTNPKRIAKGVAEKSCNCLLLKVNQIGSVTESLQACKMAQSNGWGVMVSHRSGETEDTFIADLVVGLCTGQIKTGAPCRSERLAKYNQLLRIEEELGDKARFAGQNFRHPI, encoded by the exons ATGTCCATCCTGAAGATTCACGCTCGTGAGATTTTTGACTCTCGTGGCAACCCCACTGTGGAGGTTGATCTGTACACCAAGAAAG GTCTTTTTAGAGCTGCAGTGCCCAGCGGTGCTTCCACAGGCATCTATGAGGCTCTGGAGCTCCgtgacaatgacaaaacacGCTACATGGGCAAAG GTGTCTCAAAAGCTGTAGAGAATATCAATAAAACAATTGCACCTGCACTGGTTAGCAAG GATGTGAGCGTTATTGAGCAGAGCAAGATCGACAAGCTGATGCTGGACATGGATGGCACAGAAAACAAGT CTAAGTTTGGTGCAAATGCCATCCTTGGCGTCTCCCTGGCTGTGTGCAAGGCTGGTGCAGCAGAGAAGGGCGTTCCCCTCTACCGCCACATCGCTGACCTGGCTGGCAACCCTGAAGTCAtccttcctgtccct GCTTTCAACGTCATCAACGGCGGCTCCCATGCAGGCAACAAGCTGGCCATGCAGGAGTTCATGATCCTGCCTGTGGGAGCCAGCACCTTTAAGGAGGCCATGCGCATTGGTGCTGAGGTCTACCACAACCTGAAGAATGTCATCAAGGAGAAATATGGGAAGGACGCCACCAATGTAGGAGACGAGGGAGGCTTTGCCCCAAACATCCTGGAGAACAAGGAAG ctctggagctgctgaagaatgCCATCGCCAAGGCCGGCTACACCGATAAGATCGTTATTGGCATGGATGTAGCTGCCTCTGAGTTCTACAAGAGTGGCAAGTACGACTTGGACTTCAAGTCTCCTGACGACCCCAGCCGCTACATCTCCCCTGACCAGCTGGCTGACCTCTACAGGGGCTTTGTCAAAGATTACCCCG TGGTGTCCATTGAGGACCCCTTTGACCAGGATGACTGGGAGGCGTGGACCAAATTCACAGCCAGCACCAGCATCCAGGTGGTAGGCGATGACCTCACAGTCACCAACCCCAAACGCATCGCCAAGGGTGTGGCTGAAAAGTCCTGCAACTGTCTGCTGCTTAAAGTCAACCAGATCGGCTCCGTCACAGAGTCCCTGCAGGC CTGCAAGATGGCCCAGAGCAACGGCTGGGGCGTGATGGTCAGCCATCGCTctggagagacagaggacacCTTCATTGCTGATCTGGTGGTCGGTCTCTGCACTGGACAG ATCAAGACAGGTGCACCTTGCCGATCTGAGCGCTTGGCCAAGTACAACCAGCTGCTCAG GATTGAAGAGGAGCTCGGCGACAAGGCCCGTTTCGCCGGCCAGAACTTCAGACACCCCATCTGA
- the eno1a gene encoding enolase 1a, (alpha) isoform X2: MSILKIHAREIFDSRGNPTVEVDLYTKKGLFRAAVPSGASTGIYEALELRDNDKTRYMGKGVKRAVKYVNEFLAPALCNQDVSVIEQSKIDKLMLDMDGTENKSKFGANAILGVSLAVCKAGAAEKGVPLYRHIADLAGNPEVILPVPAFNVINGGSHAGNKLAMQEFMILPVGASTFKEAMRIGAEVYHNLKNVIKEKYGKDATNVGDEGGFAPNILENKEALELLKNAIAKAGYTDKIVIGMDVAASEFYKSGKYDLDFKSPDDPSRYISPDQLADLYRGFVKDYPVVSIEDPFDQDDWEAWTKFTASTSIQVVGDDLTVTNPKRIAKGVAEKSCNCLLLKVNQIGSVTESLQACKMAQSNGWGVMVSHRSGETEDTFIADLVVGLCTGQIKTGAPCRSERLAKYNQLLRIEEELGDKARFAGQNFRHPI; this comes from the exons ATGTCCATCCTGAAGATTCACGCTCGTGAGATTTTTGACTCTCGTGGCAACCCCACTGTGGAGGTTGATCTGTACACCAAGAAAG GTCTTTTTAGAGCTGCAGTGCCCAGCGGTGCTTCCACAGGCATCTATGAGGCTCTGGAGCTCCgtgacaatgacaaaacacGCTACATGGGCAAAG GAGTCAAAAGAGCagttaaatatgtaaatgaatTCTTGGCCCCTGCATTGTGTAACCAG GATGTGAGCGTTATTGAGCAGAGCAAGATCGACAAGCTGATGCTGGACATGGATGGCACAGAAAACAAGT CTAAGTTTGGTGCAAATGCCATCCTTGGCGTCTCCCTGGCTGTGTGCAAGGCTGGTGCAGCAGAGAAGGGCGTTCCCCTCTACCGCCACATCGCTGACCTGGCTGGCAACCCTGAAGTCAtccttcctgtccct GCTTTCAACGTCATCAACGGCGGCTCCCATGCAGGCAACAAGCTGGCCATGCAGGAGTTCATGATCCTGCCTGTGGGAGCCAGCACCTTTAAGGAGGCCATGCGCATTGGTGCTGAGGTCTACCACAACCTGAAGAATGTCATCAAGGAGAAATATGGGAAGGACGCCACCAATGTAGGAGACGAGGGAGGCTTTGCCCCAAACATCCTGGAGAACAAGGAAG ctctggagctgctgaagaatgCCATCGCCAAGGCCGGCTACACCGATAAGATCGTTATTGGCATGGATGTAGCTGCCTCTGAGTTCTACAAGAGTGGCAAGTACGACTTGGACTTCAAGTCTCCTGACGACCCCAGCCGCTACATCTCCCCTGACCAGCTGGCTGACCTCTACAGGGGCTTTGTCAAAGATTACCCCG TGGTGTCCATTGAGGACCCCTTTGACCAGGATGACTGGGAGGCGTGGACCAAATTCACAGCCAGCACCAGCATCCAGGTGGTAGGCGATGACCTCACAGTCACCAACCCCAAACGCATCGCCAAGGGTGTGGCTGAAAAGTCCTGCAACTGTCTGCTGCTTAAAGTCAACCAGATCGGCTCCGTCACAGAGTCCCTGCAGGC CTGCAAGATGGCCCAGAGCAACGGCTGGGGCGTGATGGTCAGCCATCGCTctggagagacagaggacacCTTCATTGCTGATCTGGTGGTCGGTCTCTGCACTGGACAG ATCAAGACAGGTGCACCTTGCCGATCTGAGCGCTTGGCCAAGTACAACCAGCTGCTCAG GATTGAAGAGGAGCTCGGCGACAAGGCCCGTTTCGCCGGCCAGAACTTCAGACACCCCATCTGA